GACGTCCTCGATGAAGATGATGATGAAGTCGTTGCCCAGCCCCTGGTACTTGGAGAACTCGATCGGGGGCCCCTTCGGGCGAACCGGTACCTCACCGCTCACGCCGCCGCCTCCCTTCCCGCTCGTAGTGCCGCCGCGGCACCCGCCGCATCGGCGTTGAACCACGCCACCCGGGGATCAGCCCCGAACCACCGCTCCTGGCGGCGGGCGAACCGGCGGGTCCGGACCTTGATGGCCATGACCGACTCCTCCAGGGTGCAGTCCCCGTCCAGAAAGGCGAGCACCTGGGCGTAGCCGAGCGCCTGCACCGACGTCGCCGACGCCCGCATCCCGGCGGCCACCAGGCCCTCGACCTCGGCGACCAGCCCCCGCTCGATCTGGGCCTCCACCCGCACCTCGATGCGCCGGTCCAGCTCCGGGCGGGGGGCGGTGAGCCCGACGAGGGTCACGTCGAACACCGACTCGGGCTGGCGCCAGGCGGTCCGGAACGCCGAGAAGGGCCGCCCGGTCACCTCGAGGACCTCGAGGGCCCGGATCGTCCGCCGGGCGTTGGCCGGGTCGATGAGCGCCGCCGC
The DNA window shown above is from Actinomycetota bacterium and carries:
- the miaA gene encoding tRNA (adenosine(37)-N6)-dimethylallyltransferase MiaA — translated: MTRPRVLALVGPTAAGKTALALEIAPGLGAEIVSMDSAMVYRGMDIGTDKPSAAERSRVPHHLIDIVEPSHTLTVADFQARARAAVSAVVAAGRVPLLVGGSGLYVRAVIDPFDFPGTDPAVRASLEAEAAEVGAQALHRRLAGLDPQAAALIDPANARRTIRALEVLEVTGRPFSAFRTAWRQPESVFDVTLVGLTAPRPELDRRIEVRVEAQIERGLVAEVEGLVAAGMRASATSVQALGYAQVLAFLDGDCTLEESVMAIKVRTRRFARRQERWFGADPRVAWFNADAAGAAAALRAGREAAA